The genomic window CTCTTCTAAGTTGAGTTGTGGTATGTCCCCGGTCACACTCTCATCAAGAGAGACAAAACTTTCTTCGGGTGCTCCAAAAAGTTTCTTGTAATATTCAAAAATGTATAGTTTTAGATTCTCTTGTCCTACAGTTGTACCCTCATTTTGTTCTAGTTGCATTATCTTTTTTTTCATATGCTTCCCATtagcaatcatgtgaaagaattatGTATTATCATCCCCTTGGATGATTTTAGACACTTTTGCTCTAAGCTCCCATTTCATCTCCTCTTCTCTCATGACGGTTTGCAACTTCTTCTCGGCCTCATTCTTAATATCTCTCTCAGAAGAATTAAGAAGGATCAATTCTGCTTTCACATCAAGTTCATTAATAATTCTTATCAATCTTTCCTTTTCCACTTTATATAAACCACTTTGGTGTTTGGCCCAGCCTCTCAAAAATTGGCGCAGATGTCTAATTTGTTTTGTGATCTCTCCACACTAGAAGACCCTCCCATGTCTCTGGCCCATTCAGTCATAATGAGCTCCATGAGTCCTTCCCTCTGAAACCATCCCAGTTCGAAAGAGAAAGTATTTTTGTTTCCCACATGGGTCACTTTCCCAGAATCAACCAATAGTGGGGTGTGGTCAGATGGCCCTCTGTAAGGCCTGAACCGTAACCAGTGGATATTTTTGTTCCCACTCAACACTAGAGAGAACCCTGTCCAATTTCTCGTAAGTAGGAACATGCAAAGAATTGGCCCATGTGAATTGCCTACCAGTGAGGTCAGTCTCCCTCAAATCAAGGCTTTCAATTATCATATTAAACATGAATGACCACCTTCCATcgaagttgtcattatttttttccTCTTGTCTTCTAATGATATTAAAATCCCCCCCAACCAAAATGGACAACCTTTCATCCCCACAGATTCGAACTAGATCCGCGAGGAATCATAGTTGTTGGAATTCCacccacaggatcgatcacatcaagtGCGTCGAACACGCAAACGCAAAACTTTTGCCAAATGCACATGTCGTGCCTTTCTTTTCCGTCtttatattttctatttttcttacaCAGGTGTTACAATCATGACGCTACCCTGGTCACGTATATATATAGGTGTGCAACACCACCGACCCAAGACACCATGTCCTACACGGACAAGACTTCCTAGTATGACTTGGACACGTAAACAACACCAGCTGAACAGGAACGCATTGACTGATTCCTAAACTGGACACTTTCCAATTCCTGTACTACTTGACTCACACGTACTAACCTAGTACTAATCTAATCGCGTTAACCTAACAATCTCTTCCTAATCTTGAATTGTCATCTTTCTCGTGCTTCTCCAATTTTGGCTCCTTGATGATTCACCACTTGTCGACTCATCCGCTCGCACCACGACAAGTCAAATTGACGGCCTTGATTGCTACCAACAATCTCTTCTTTAATTTTGACTTGGCAAATTTACGAACCACCTCAAATATGCCTTGGACTACCCAGCCTCGCTAGTAACCTATGGAATGCACCACCCGATGGACTTCACCATCCACCCTAGCAAGATACATGCCGACTCCTTGTGGATCACACCACCCTGTGCACTACACCATGCACTCCAGCctcatgtagagacatggcctcatTGAAGAGATTCACCTTCACTGGTTTACCGCCCCCACATACATGAACTTGATCTTCTCGTCGAGACATATAGACGACTTGGGTgtgcttcatcttcaacgcctcctCACAGAGACGAGCACTTGGACATGATGATGACCGACCAACCGACCGACCGTGCTAACCCGCACGACTTCTTGACTCTAACTCCCGGATGACGATCTTGACGACTTCCGGCACCGCACCTCGGCATCACTGCTCCCGTCAACGATCATCTTCCACCGCCTTGCCGACGACAGCCCTCTGTCTCCCTCCTTGTCGCTCCACTGAACGACGATCGCCAGATCCTCCTCGCCACCGCATCACCCAGAGACTATATCGCCCGCTCTTCCTCGTCGCTGCAACACCACCAGCAACTTCATCGCCCGCATCGAGGCGCTAGTAGATTGCCACCCCGGGGCAAGCGCGGCTTCAAATcaaccttgctttgataccaattgttggcgatAATCCCGACTGCCGCTAGTCGCCGAAGTACTATCTCGACAAACTTTACTGGCCGATGCTTTTGGCCACGGCAGCATGCACCCACGAGTACAGGAGGCAACACACATGTCTTGGAACTAAGCAGGCAAGCACGCAGCTGGATTGATTTTCAAGCGAGCTAGCTTCAACGTAGTAGCACGTATCTACCAATCAGCCGGCGACTTGATCCTTTTCTCTCTCGCCGAAACAGACGCGAACACAGTACGTGGACACGCCGAGATGATAGATCTTCCCAACAACCATGAAGCCATAGAGCTCAAGTGGAAATTTAAGGTCAAGAAAGATGTTGAAGGGTGCATGAAGCACAAAGTGAGGTTTGTAGCCAAAGAGTATGTGCAAGAGAAAGGTGTAGACTTCGAAGAATTGTTCATTCCCATTGTAAAGATGGAGTCGGTGAGATTACTCATCGCTCTCGCGGCTCAGGAATCATGAAAAGTCACATGGATGTAAAATCCGCTTTCGCGGCTCTCCAGTACAGTAATGATTGAAAAAGCAATAAAGAAAAACAGGGTCGAGCAAATCATAATCCCAGTTCGCTCAATAGAGCAACTAAATTAATAGTAGAGCAGAGTAGCAACTGGTTCAGAGTACTAGACTCACAAGAGAGCAACTTAGCGTTACCAAATCCACTAGCAGACTTATATAAGAAGTTCACTGCAAGCAGTAAAATACTACTCTCTGTTTCAAAATAAATGACCcaatcatctattttggaacggagagagtataatAGAAGAACTTGGTCGGAGTCGATAAGTCACGCTGGCTGGTTTGGTGTCGTTTCGAGAATCACTCCACATCTGGAGCAGCGCCGTGAACGTCTTGACCAGCACCGGCTTGAGCAGCGCCTTGGGCACCATCAGCAGCGCCAGCGCCTTGAGCTGGGACTTGAGCAGCGCCAGGGCCTTGAGCTGGAGCTTGAGCCGCTCCTTTAGCAGGGACACCATCATCAGCGCCAGCGCCTTGAGCTGGGGCTTGAGCAGCGCCTTGAGCTGGGCCTTGAGCTGCACCAATGCGGCGGTTAATCCCTCCAACGACTTGAGGGGCCATGGTACCGTACTGGAGAATCAGGGCTTGGAGTCCTGGTCCGGGGCCAGCCCGAGCAGGTGGCAGAGGCTGCAGCGGAGCTTCAGCTGGTGGCACGACAATGCCATTCATCTCGTCGAGCAGCATAGTGAGATGCACGACTTGGATTTGCAGGTCTATCAACTCTTCACGTCGATTGACAAGCTGGTTATGGAGTTGCTGCAGCGCCGTCTCGGATGCGACCAGTCGTGCTTCACGTGCAATCAGCCCTTGCCGAGTCTGATCAAGGTCCCTCCGGTTAGTGAGGAGCGAAGCGGTCTGGTCTTCCAGCGTCTTCTGCGTACCATCAAGCTCGGTGCTCAGCACTCTCAGATCGTTGTCCTTCTGGGTGAGTGTGGTCTCGAGAGTGTGAAGGTTATGTTGGAGAGTCTGAAGGTTATGTTGGAGAGTCTGAAGAACAACTTCGCGAGCGTTCAGGTTCTGGTGCTGCTGTCGTAGCGACTCGGGAGGACCAGGCTGACGATGTGGAGTCCTCAGAACATCACACAATCTCACCACAAACTGAAAAGCCGATGCAAACATCCTGGCCTCGCACAAACTCTGTTCAAAAGAATAGGCTCTTATATCAAATTAACGCAGACAGAAGTTGTTGGCACACCAACACAACTCATCATGAAGACAGCTCATAGTAAATTACCAGGAGCAAATGGGCTGAAGCTGTATCTTCTTCCCTAAGCTCATTATACTCCATCCAATTCACGGCCACACCCAGAATAGATGTCATCATTTTGATAAAAATCACTAGGCGCCTTGACGAAACCCTCCTGATGAACCTACAATTCAACAGGAAAATAAATAAGTTTCTTGCAACCGCCTAATGCATATGCACCCAAACATGCATACCCAGGAAATCAAATGCCAGAAGTAGGAAACTTAGGGTACACAAAGACTGCGCAGCAATAACACAATATTAGACCTTGTAAAATAATTTGATCTTAACATAGTTACCATATAATTTATTCCAAGTATGAAAATTACTAGTTGAAAAAGAAAAGTAGTCTAAATGGATTCATTTATTTTTCCCTTAT from Triticum aestivum cultivar Chinese Spring chromosome 3B, IWGSC CS RefSeq v2.1, whole genome shotgun sequence includes these protein-coding regions:
- the LOC123065562 gene encoding uncharacterized protein, giving the protein MMTSILGVAVNWMEYNELREEDTASAHLLLSLCEARMFASAFQFVVRLCDVLRTPHRQPGPPESLRQQHQNLNAREVVLQTLQHNLQTLQHNLHTLETTLTQKDNDLRVLSTELDGTQKTLEDQTASLLTNRRDLDQTRQGLIAREARLVASETALQQLHNQLVNRREELIDLQIQVVHLTMLLDEMNGIVVPPAEAPLQPLPPARAGPGPGLQALILQYGTMAPQVVGGINRRIGAAQGPAQGAAQAPAQGAGADDGVPAKGAAQAPAQGPGAAQVPAQGAGAADGAQGAAQAGAGQDVHGAAPDVE